Genomic window (Streptomyces liliiviolaceus):
CGGCCGATCCCCACCGGCCCGGTCTTTTAAGGGGCACGGGGAACTGCGCGATCAGCCCCCACCGGGCCGCGGACGACGAACCGGCCGGCGCACCTCAGGGGCGCGGGGAACTGCGCGGCCAGCCCCCGCCGGGACGCACGTCGTGGCGGGACGCGTCAGTGAGGGTCGTCGTCCTCCAAGAGGCCCGCGTCGTACGTCAGCAGCGCGATCTGGACGCGGTTGTTGAGGTCCAGCTTCGCGAGGATCCGGGAGACGTGGGTCTTGACCGTGGCCACGCTCATGAACAGCCCCGCCGCGATCTCCGCGTTGGAACGCCCCCGCCCCACCGCCACGGCGACCTCACGTTCACGGTCGTTGAGCACGGCGACCCGCGTACGCGCACCAGTACGCCGCCTGTCGGGCCCCGCCCCCGCCGCCTGTTCCATCAACTGCCGTGTCACGGCGGGCGACAGCACGGGGTCACCCGCCGCGACCCGGCGCACCGCGTGCAGGATCTCCGCGGGCGGAGTGTCCTTGAGGACGAAGCCGGCCGCACCCGCCCGCAGCGCCCGCAGCACCTGTTCGTCCGCGTGGAAGGTGGTGAGGACGATGACCTGGGGAGCCTCCTCGCGACCCCGGAGCCGTTCCGTGGCGACGAGCCCGTCCACCGTCGGCATCCTGATGTCCATGAGGACGACATCGGGGCGCGTACGGTCGACGAGCGCCTCGACCTCGCTGCCGTCGGCGCCCTCCCCCACGATCTCCAGGTCGTCGGCGCCGCCCAGCATGAAGGAGAGGCCGGCTCTGACCAGCGGGTCGTCGTCGACGAGGAGGAGACGGATCGGATTCATGCGCCCACCGTAGTGATCCGTCATCCCCAGGGCAGCCACGCGTGCACCAGGAAGCCGCCGTCCCCTTCGGGGCCGTGTTCCAGGTGCCCGCCCGCGAGTACGGCCCGCTCGGTGAGACCGATGAGCCCCTGCCCGGAGCCCGGGACATGAGGAACGTCGCCGGGCGGCGGCGGATTGCGTACGGAGACGGTGAGACCGGTGCCCGGGGCGCCGGCCACGGTGATCGTGACCTCCGCGCCCGGGGCGTGCTTACGGGCGTTGGTCAGGCACTCCTGGGCGATCCGGTACGTGGTGCGGCCCACCGAGGCGGGGACGGCCGCCGCGTCGGCGACCCGGTTGTCGAGCGTGACCTTCATGTCGGCGTCACGGCTCTCGGAGACCAGCCCCTCCAGTGCGCCGAACGTCGGCTGCGGCCGCCCGGACTCGTCGGCGTCGTCCCCGGAGGCCCGGAGCACCCCGATGATCTCGCGCAGGTCCTGCAGGGCCTCGTGCGCGCTCTCACGGATCACACCGGAGGCCCGCGCGACCTCCGCCCGGGGGGCGTCCGGCCGGATCTCCAGCGCTCCGGCGTGCACGCTGAGCAGGGTCAGCCGATGGGCGAGGACGTCGTGCATCTCGCGCGCGATCGCCTCCCGGGCCAGCCGCTGGGCCTGCTCGGCGCGCAGCGCCGCCTCGGTCTCGGCCCGCCGCGCCCGGTCGCGCAGACTCAGCATCAGCTGCCGCTTGGAGCGCGCGAGCATGCCCCAGCCGACCACCGCGCCGGTCAGCAGCACGCCGAGACCGACGACCACCAGGTACGGAAGCTCGGAGTCGGGACGCCACCAGGAGAAGAAGGGGAGCAGCAGGAGCTGCGCGCCGCCCGTCCAGGCGACGTACTTGAAGGGGCGGTGCACGGCGAGCGTGAACAGGGCGACCAGTCCCGCGCCGCCCGCGGTGTTGGAGATGAAGCAGACCGGCACCATCGCGACGGCGAGGCCGACCGGCCAGCGCCGCCTGAGCCAGACGGCCGCGCAGGCGACCGCGCCGAGCAACTGGTCGACGACCTCCAGGGCGTACGGGATGTTCGGGTCGCCGTCCGCCTGGTCCGCGCCGAGCAGGCCCACCCCGACGGCGATCAGGAAGCAGGCGAAGTCGACGGCCCAGTCCCGCGCGGTGCGCCGGGGGCGGCCCTTGCGGTCGGTGTTCTCCGGGTCCAGCTCCGAGGTGACGGCCGACGGCAGAAACCACCGGCGCACCGGAGGGTTCGGGGGCTTCGGCAGCGGCGCGATATCACTCACAATCGGCAATCTACGCATCGATGCC
Coding sequences:
- a CDS encoding sensor histidine kinase, with the protein product MSDIAPLPKPPNPPVRRWFLPSAVTSELDPENTDRKGRPRRTARDWAVDFACFLIAVGVGLLGADQADGDPNIPYALEVVDQLLGAVACAAVWLRRRWPVGLAVAMVPVCFISNTAGGAGLVALFTLAVHRPFKYVAWTGGAQLLLLPFFSWWRPDSELPYLVVVGLGVLLTGAVVGWGMLARSKRQLMLSLRDRARRAETEAALRAEQAQRLAREAIAREMHDVLAHRLTLLSVHAGALEIRPDAPRAEVARASGVIRESAHEALQDLREIIGVLRASGDDADESGRPQPTFGALEGLVSESRDADMKVTLDNRVADAAAVPASVGRTTYRIAQECLTNARKHAPGAEVTITVAGAPGTGLTVSVRNPPPPGDVPHVPGSGQGLIGLTERAVLAGGHLEHGPEGDGGFLVHAWLPWG
- a CDS encoding response regulator transcription factor; translation: MNPIRLLLVDDDPLVRAGLSFMLGGADDLEIVGEGADGSEVEALVDRTRPDVVLMDIRMPTVDGLVATERLRGREEAPQVIVLTTFHADEQVLRALRAGAAGFVLKDTPPAEILHAVRRVAAGDPVLSPAVTRQLMEQAAGAGPDRRRTGARTRVAVLNDREREVAVAVGRGRSNAEIAAGLFMSVATVKTHVSRILAKLDLNNRVQIALLTYDAGLLEDDDPH